One Augochlora pura isolate Apur16 chromosome 10, APUR_v2.2.1, whole genome shotgun sequence DNA window includes the following coding sequences:
- the Gclm gene encoding glutamate-cysteine ligase modifier subunit isoform X1 — MLSKNVLIYTGNILSLNEPKTKTSQNPTDELIETLKIVLQDSESSGENPVIIKGKKDNALQDINREEIKITVKVFMSSPNVNLLKEAIDAVCNYLNTNAIESLVIAYSVIETSEDLLSSLKQLWTGVEEYVELGKLSSVGLSDVSTDVFIDLFQWAKVKPNIVQVTLATCCVVPPVLQAFTKENDVQLLTHNDPGQILPDKELDKIFNGDAKIHWVSRYQIHVKCRGILSSKGYLVCMNKTT; from the exons ATGTTGTCAAagaatgtgttaatatataCGGGAAATATACTTTCCTTGAATGAACCTAAAACAAAAACGAGCCAGAATCCTACAGACGAA ttgattgaaacattaaaaattgttcttcaaGATAGTGAAAGTAGTGGAGAAAATCCAGTGATt attaaaggaaaaaaagataatGCTTTGCAAGATATTAAcagagaagaaattaaaatcactGTGAAAGTTTTTATGTCTTCACCCAACGtcaatttattgaaagaagCTATAGATGCAg TTTGCAATTACTTGAATACAAATGCAATTGAGTCTTTAGTAATTGCTTATTCAGTCATAGAAACTTCTGAAGATTTGTTATCATCTTTGAAACAGTTATGGACTGGAGTAGAGGAATATGTTGAACTTGGTAAATTATCGAGTGTTGGTTTAAGTGATGTTAGTACAGATGTATTTATTGACTTATTTCAATGGGCAAAA GTAAAGCCTAACATTGTACAAGTTACTTTAGCTACATGCTGTGTTGTACCACCAGTTTTACAAGCATTTACAAAGGAGAATGatgtacaattattaacacataACGACCCTGGCC aaattcttcCTGATAAAGAATtagacaaaatatttaatggtGATGCCAAGATACACTGGGTTTCCAGATATCAAATTCATGTAAAGTGCCGTGGCATTTTATCTTCAAAGGGATACCTAGTGTGCATGAACAaaacaacataa
- the Gclm gene encoding glutamate-cysteine ligase modifier subunit isoform X2 produces the protein MNLKQKRARILQTKYCHYDIYKIFLQLIETLKIVLQDSESSGENPVIIKGKKDNALQDINREEIKITVKVFMSSPNVNLLKEAIDAVCNYLNTNAIESLVIAYSVIETSEDLLSSLKQLWTGVEEYVELGKLSSVGLSDVSTDVFIDLFQWAKVKPNIVQVTLATCCVVPPVLQAFTKENDVQLLTHNDPGQILPDKELDKIFNGDAKIHWVSRYQIHVKCRGILSSKGYLVCMNKTT, from the exons ATGAACCTAAAACAAAAACGAGCCAGAATCCTACAGACGAA GTACTGTCACTAtgacatttacaaaatatttttacagttgattgaaacattaaaaattgttcttcaaGATAGTGAAAGTAGTGGAGAAAATCCAGTGATt attaaaggaaaaaaagataatGCTTTGCAAGATATTAAcagagaagaaattaaaatcactGTGAAAGTTTTTATGTCTTCACCCAACGtcaatttattgaaagaagCTATAGATGCAg TTTGCAATTACTTGAATACAAATGCAATTGAGTCTTTAGTAATTGCTTATTCAGTCATAGAAACTTCTGAAGATTTGTTATCATCTTTGAAACAGTTATGGACTGGAGTAGAGGAATATGTTGAACTTGGTAAATTATCGAGTGTTGGTTTAAGTGATGTTAGTACAGATGTATTTATTGACTTATTTCAATGGGCAAAA GTAAAGCCTAACATTGTACAAGTTACTTTAGCTACATGCTGTGTTGTACCACCAGTTTTACAAGCATTTACAAAGGAGAATGatgtacaattattaacacataACGACCCTGGCC aaattcttcCTGATAAAGAATtagacaaaatatttaatggtGATGCCAAGATACACTGGGTTTCCAGATATCAAATTCATGTAAAGTGCCGTGGCATTTTATCTTCAAAGGGATACCTAGTGTGCATGAACAaaacaacataa
- the LOC144475657 gene encoding transmembrane protein 14C, with the protein MPFDIVAYSYAAAVAGGGILGYVKSSSIPSLGAGLLFGSILGYGAYQTSADPTNVGVLLGASTTLGGIMGYRFYNTGKIMPAGVITLLSAAMIIRTMTRYFTTPPMKTQ; encoded by the exons atgccTTTCGATATAGTTGCATACTCATATGCAGCTGCGGTAGCGGGAGGTGGCATACTGGGCTATGTAAAGTCAT CTTCCATTCCATCTCTTGGTGCTGGACTTCTTTTTGGATCCATTTTGGGTTATGGAGCTTATCAGACTTCGGCAGACCCTACCAATGTAGGAGTGCTCTTAGGAGCTAGTACAACTCTTGGTGGAATTATGGGATATCGATTTTACAATACTGGTAAAATAATGCCAGCAGGAGTAATCACCTTGCTCAg TGCTGCAATGATTATAAGAACTATGACAAGATACTTCACAACACCTCCTATGAAAACACAATAa
- the LOC144475655 gene encoding ornithine decarboxylase 1, which produces MKVTNQDERIHVMDSASNVMSVVKDIALSGLQEEAFYVFDIGDVVQKHQIWKEKLPRVKPYYAVKCNDNIVVLEVLAALGIGFDCASKAEINKVLSAGVDASKIIFANPAKPASHIRHAAAVGVDTMTVDNESELHKIKKLHPDAKIIIRIRCDAEHAQCILGMKFGSDPIYDAPNLLRLARMLGLNVIGISFHVGSGCQDPPVFHRAIRHCKTLFDLATDIGFKPYILDIGGGYPGNKGTSIDKIADVINKALDEFFDTDAVHVVAEPGRFYVASAFTLATSIHSKRVVRGNENSPNAVTHNMYYINDGVYGSFNCLLYDHQNVAAMPLKKGYGKKISSSIWGPTCDGLDRVAENILMCEMDLGDWIIFENMGAYTLPAASQFNGFPTPKVHIVAEENTWLLLKDALPLTEDHFVIGNTPANLRLGLDIGGTDINAWRNSNGELTSADILVDDTNRPFIYDYVEVDPLN; this is translated from the exons ATGAAGGTGACAAATCAGGACGAACGCATCCATGTTATGGACAGTGCGTCAAATGTTATGAGCGTCGTCAAAGATATTGCATTGAGTGGATTGCAAGAAGAAGCTTTTTATGTATTTGACATTGGAGATGTTGTTCAAAAACACCAAATTTGGAAAGAAAAACTACCACGTGTTAAACCATACTATG ctGTGAAGTGCAATGATAACATAGTCGTACTTGAGGTACTAGCTGCTCTTGGTATTGGTTTTGATTGTGCATCAAAA gcGGAGATTAATAAGGTATTAAGTGCTGGAGTTGATGCGTCAAAAATCATATTTGCCAATCCAGCTAAGCCTGCATCACATATTCGTCATGCTGCTGCAGTTGGAGTGGATACAATGACAGTGGACAATGAAAGCGAGttacataaaatcaaaaagCTTCATCCCGATGCTAAG ATCATTATTAGAATTCGTTGCGATGCAGAACATGCTCAATGTATATTGGGCATGAAATTTGGTTCTGATCCTATATATGACGCTCCTAATCTTTTGCGTCTTGCACGTATGCTAGGACTTAATGTTATTGGTATCAGTTTCCACGTTGGTTCTGGTTGTCAAGACCCACCAGTATTCCATCGAGCTATACGACATTGCAAAACATTGTTCGACTTGGCGACAGATATTGGTTTTAAACCATACATATTAGATATTGGTGGTGGCTATCCAGGAAATAAAGGCACCAGTATCGATAAAATTGCTGACGTCATTAACAAAGCACTTGACGAATTTTTCGACA CTGATGCTGTTCATGTAGTTGCTGAACCTGGCCGATTTTATGTTGCATCTGCATTTACACTTGCTACAAGTATTCATAGCAAACGTGTAGTGCGTGGCAACGAAAATTCACCAAACGCAGTCACACACAACATGTATTATATCAATGATGGCGTTTATGGCTCCTTCAATTGCTTACTTTATGATCACCAGAATGTTGCTGCAATGCCTTTAAAG AAGGGTTACGGTAAGAAGATTTCCTCAAGTATTTGGGGACCTACATGCGACGGTCTGGATCGAgtcgcagaaaatattttaatgtgtGAAATGGATCTTGGTGATtggataatttttgaaaatatgggAGCATACACATTACCTGCCGCTTCCCAATTCAATGGATTTCCTACACCAAAAGTTCATATTGTTGCTGAAGAAAACACTTG GCTTCTTTTAAAAGATGCTTTACCGTTGACCGAAGATCATTTTGTTATTGGAAATACACCGGCTAATTTACGACTCGGTCTGGATATTGGTGGAACTGATATTAATGCATGGCGTAATTCAAACGGTGAACTGACATCGGCTGACATTTTGGTTGATGATACTAATAGACCATTCATCTATGACTATGTCGAAGTTGATCCACTGAATTAA